CCGAAATGCCACTAGCACGCTACATATCCTTGTCGTATTTACGAAGAATCATTTATTTAGTTTAACTGTGCAAAGCAACAGTTCACTTTTCCTTATGTAGACATGCGTATCTGCCTTGCACCACAATTTCAGTAGCAACTGCATCTCCTTATTCACGAACAACCATCATTTTTCGGATTGCGCAAACAACAAGATGAGATTAATAAGACTCTCACctcattttttttctaaatCTATGTAATTGTATGCAAGCTAAAATAACAGCGGTCGGATTCATCTTAACTATAATCAAATCATTTTCCAAAGAGCTGCTTATGTAAATAGACTATGGTACTTTGTAACATCATGTGCTTATTGTTATTGCACACAATTTGCAACTTTTTTCTATActagtactccctccgttccataAAAAATACAATTCTAGTTTTTTCAAATAGATTAGTTGCAGCATAAAAAGATTCTGATACCCTCATTTCTTTGCCACATGCGCTTAGTTTTGACATGCAAATCAAATCTGATCACTTAATTAGATATGTAGTTGAGATCTAATTTTTAAAAGTGCATTTTTATGAGATATTTTTTAAATGTAGGATTGCATTTTTTTTATGGAACGGAGGCCGGAGGGAGTAATGTCAGCTGCAGTTGAGTTATTTACACCTTACGATCGTTTTTTTATCTTCCCCGTTAGCACATCTCAACCGCAGGTTTGATCCAGGCAGGGCGCTTTTCGTAACAGTTAGACGTAGCATCTCGAGGCGTCCGGTCGAAGCCATTTAAAACGTCGCGGGATGGCGCGAGGGTGTCCACATGATCGGCTCATcccctccccccgcgcgcccGGACGCGGCCGAGCCGAGAATTCCACGCCGCGCCCGCGTCCACTCGTGTCGCGTCGCGTCGCGCTGCACGCATCAGCGTCACGTGACGGTGGCGGCGACGTCTGGCGCTACAAGAAGCCCCGCCCGGCTTTCCCAGCGTCGAGCGAGAGAGatggagcagcagcagcgcgacggcgatggcggcgcggcggaggcggacatCGAGCGGCTCCCCGCCGACCTCCTCGCGCACGTCCTCTCCCTCCTTCCCACCTTCCGCGACCTGTCCATGTACGGGAAAGCCCACTCGCTGCCTCTGAGCCACGGATTCCGCTCGGCTTCTTGGCTGATGCGCCATGTCGATCGCGACGCGATTTGCTCATGCTCTGCTTTCACCTGTGGCCGTTAGGGCGGGGGGAGTGAGCCGGAGGTGGCGCCGGGCGGTGGAGCGGTCGCTggcgtcgcggcggcggctgaGCTTCGCGGGGCAGCGCACCGGCGACGACACCGCCGCGCGCCTCGTCCGCGCCGCCGTCAACCTCCGCGACCTCGACATGTGAGTTCTACGGCTCTCGCCGACGCTTCAACCTCTCTCGATCGACCGACCGGCCGAGCAATCCTTTCCTAACGCTGCCTTCCCGTTCTTGGAGTTCACGAAGCTGCTGGGGCTGCCAAATCACCGACGAAGGCTTGATCAAGATTTCTTCCGCGGATTGCGTCGGGAACCTCACGTCCATATCGTTGTGGGGATTGGCTGGAATTACAGACAAGGGCGTTGTTCAGCTGGTGAGAACGAGAAGCTTCTGATTAGCTTGTAGATGCTGTCTTGTCAGTATTCAGATTGAAATCAATAGCATTTTTTTTTCCAACAAAAACCTTGAACGAGATCGTCTCTGAAATTTTAATTAGCCTGATTTTTTCTCAAGTGTACGTAAATCAATTTTGTTGGCCATTGAAATTATCTAGAGATTGATATGTTATTTGATAGGATGTTGACCTCATGAAAAAGTTGAGTCGCTTTACAATTGCTAACTTGTCTGGCTTTGCTTTCTCATCATCTGTGCATAATTTTATATTCATTGTTTTCTGGGTCATGTACCCATGTTTAGTATAGACTATTAGGTTGTTACTTTCAGAGTGATCCATGTTTGGGTTGAATTCACCTCTCTCTatctgcaaaaaaaaaaagacattGTTGACAATTTGCTTAACTCGGGTAAGCATGTCTTTGAGGTTTTAATGTCCACTATAACAAATGCGCATTTATCAAACTTCCCTGCAGATTTCTTGAGGTTCGTCCATCATTGCTTTCATTTTTTTCATAGGCCATGTACCTGTGTATTAGACTTTGCGACATGTTGAAGAAATCAGAGTGATCCATGTTTTTAATAATATTTAAGTAAATACAACTCTTATCTGCAACGCAAAGGTTTTCTGGCAGTTTGGTGATCCAGATCACTAAGAACTTCCTTAAGGTGCTATTTGCCTTCATAACAACTGCGCTTTTCTCAAACTCTCCTGTAGGTTTCAAGGGCTTATTCTCTTCAGCACCTGAATATTGGTGGGACATTTATCACAGACGAATCACTGAATGCAGTCGCAAATAGCTGCACAAATCTGAAGGTGCGCTCTCTTTTCTGAACTTCAGTCTTGCAAACTATGAACCTCACGAAGTACCTCATGAAAAATGGGTCTATGAACATTCCAATCTGTAGTTTGAACATACTTCTAGTAGAAGATATTTGAATTATGGCATTATTTTGGTACTTTGGAATCAACTAGTAAATGTGGAAAAGAAAAACGTGGAACAAATCGATGAATGGTTGGAACAAATTAACGAACTTGGTTTGTTGGGCCTATCACAGAACAGTGGTTCATTCAATTTTGGTCCATGGTACATCTGCTAGGAGCAGATTAAGCATAGCTGTGACTTATTATGTGTAATTAGGTGATAAATTATGCTAGGTAACAACTGAGCATTCCTTGTCTCATTGTTTATGTGATCAGAATACGCATACAGGAATTGCAATATCAGATGTGACTCTGCTGTTCTTTTTTTATGTTTCTTTTAACATTGTTTTTTCTCTATGGTAGCTTTCATAATCATAATTCAGATCACACTGCTTTATTACAAACAGGGGGATTCAGTATCAGAGTACTTAGGCCTCGTCAGTATACATGAATATATCATTGCTAAACTAGTGTTACCTTTTTTAAATTAAGGTCAATCTCTTTCATGAAGATAGATTCACATGCATACATGGTAAATTCATTCATAGAGGCTTGGACTATTTCGTTCTTGCTTGTCCAAGTTTGCAGTATAGTAGAGAAAGTGAGTTTAAGTAGACTCTATTTAGTGGTGTTTCATTAGCTTTCAGTTTGGCAGTTAATTAGAAGTGACTTCTTTAATGCAATGAAACACAATTCTCCTCTGTCTTCAAGAGGAAAAGGTTGATCCTAACATCTACGAGTTCCACTATGACATTCTTGTACTGTGAAATGGGCCAGTTAGTGAGTACTGAGGAAGGAAAATCGTGGAACAAATCAATGGACTTGGTTCCGTGGTCCTGTCCATAGAACAGCAATTCTTTAAACTTGGGTCTGGGGGGCATCAGTGGGCAGATACCTGTCGTGCAGCTTCAGGCGACCAATGGAGCTAGATATTGAGATTTTTCTCAGGGTTCAGGTCAGGATCTGGACTACAATAGTTGACAACGATGTTGCTGTTCATTCTGATTGGGCCTTCCAGACCATCCCTGGCTGCTTGGCTGCTGTAGCACATAAATGTAGGCTGCTAACAGTTTTTTTCTCTGGCTCCGTGGGGGTTCAGTTAGCTTTCAGTCGAACAGGGTGTTGAGTGGAGTTGCTGTAGCAGCTATAAGCCTAATCGGATTGCTATATCCTTAATAGAGCACTCCATGGAAAGAAATGGGTTTGATGGTTTCAGAACGTTCCACCCTCTAGTGATTACAGACGGCCTGTGCAGTTTGAGCTCTGCAGCAAAAGAAGGCACCCAAAGGAGTTCGAAAGTACCCCTGGCATCAATCAGTTTTACTGTTCTGATTGCTCGGAAATTTTTTTACTGTTCTGCACAGCATAAAACTGGTTTTGTCAACATAAAATTGCATTGCTGCCATGAATATGATGTAAACTTGGTCAGAACATATAAATTGCCACGTGTTAACCATCTGCAAGTTCAGATCGCTTGGAATGGAAGTGCAAGTGCTTGAAAGATGCAGTTGACTTTTATGCTGACAGTGGGGTGGCTTCCATTCCATGTGCAGAGCATCATCCTGTGGAGCTGCCGCCACGTGACGGAGGCCGGGCTGGTGGCGCTGGTGAACAAGTGCCGGCGGCTGGAGTGCATCAACGTGGGCGGCATGCGGGTGCCGCCGGAGAGCTTCGTGGGCCTGCTCTCCATCAGCCCCGCCCTGCGGATCAGGTCCATCCCCCAGATCCTCAACGCCGGGCTGCAGGTCTCTTGATGCCTGTCTGTCCACGGACAAGCTAGGATCACCAAGCCAGCCATGAGCCCATCACTGGATCATGGCAAGAATTGTCAGAAGGGATACATGAAAGGATCAATTGTTTGTTCACTTGTTTGTGTTGTCTTGATTGTTACTCCAAAAAAAATTGATTGTATCTTAAAATTGTACCATCATGACAGGCACAAAGTAAATGGTACCATCAGAACCACAGATTGTGCTAGTAAGGGCATACATGTGCTATGAACCATATATCATACATATAAAGTTTAGTAAGTTACAGTGCATTTATATCTCAAAGTGCTGGTTGCTGAACCGTCATGCATGGACGATCTGATGCAGTATCATATAGTTAATGCTCAGTTTGATTGGCGATCTgataaaaaaatggttaaataaGACCTATATTCCACCAAGATCTTGTCTAGCTTGTGGATAGAAACCTTTAGTGCACTCTTTTAGGATCTTGTCtaattttttttacaaaaaGGAAAATTGTTGCAAATAGATCGTCTGGAGTCTATGCTTGGAGACCTATATTCCACCAAGATGAGGTTCAACTGTTCAAGACGGCAGCGTCTCACCAACCATGCGCTGATTCAACCACCCTTGAGACAGGGACGCGAACCCAACTGCGGCAACCTGCTTAACTGTCCTGGAACCCACTCTCTGATGGGTTGATTTCATCGCACGCCACTTCCGGCATGTGATGATCAAGCTGCCACAACTGCTACCCCTGACATGAATGTCTGACTCACAAACTGGTTAGTTTCTGTTTCTGCCGGTTTCTTTGCCAATCTACAGGAGTAGGTTTGCTCTAGGATTTTTTTCAATTCATGACATTGGATCTTTGTGACTGAGTTTTTTTATTTGAAAAAAAATCGTTTTCCGCTCCTACTATATAACGTTAGAATCGGCATGCCAACTGCATTCTGATAATCGTTCAAAAAAAAACTGCATTCTGATTGATTTTTCTTTTGTTCTGATACATCAGCACATGGCCACAGGCCACATGGGCACTCAACTTCAACTAGTAGTCCTCTGACAGAGAAGGTTCTGTTCACAGGTCATTCGGCAAGCTACAGCCTAATATCTGCACGCAGCTGTCGCTGTCGATGAACTCCTCTAGCAAACTGGGTGCCATCTGCCATCTCCGTCAAAAGACGGAAGCATCGAACAGATGGAGTAAAATTTCAAAGCAAAGCATACACCAAACAGGAATCGAAGTCTACACTTCTAGATGAATGCAAAATGCGCCGGATTTGGCAGCTTCGATCCGACCAAGTTACCGACTTTACCCATTGTCTGAATAGCTGAATTTTTACTGAATTTCGGTTGGAGAGTATCAACATCGACTAATTCATCAGCAATTCAATTGTTGCCAAGCTAGTGCGAAGCATAAACAAGGGATCTTCATGGTACTGTGAAATTTATATTACGGTCTCGACATTTACGCATGAAAATGGTGACAATTTCCAAGATTACAGGGCCAAGGAAGAGCCAAAAAAAAGACGGTGAATAATTAATGCTGCGCGTCGTCTATGAttggggtcgggcggcggcggcggccgtcggtGCGGTGGGGGTGGAAGCCGGGCCGGGCCACGCTCACTTGACGCGGCGGCAGAGGGTGACGCCGTCGCCGACGGGGAGCTGGCAGATCTCTACGCGCTCGTCGGCGGCGAGCGCCTTGTTGAGCACGAGCACGAAGTCGCGGTAGTAGCGAATGTACTTGCGCATGGGCGCGTCGTCGGGGAGCACGACGGAGCCGTTCCACAGCGTGTTGTCGTAGCCGATGAGGCCGCCCAGCTTCACCAGCTTGAGCAGCCGCTCGTGGTAGTTGAGGTAGTTGTCCTTATCGGCGTCCACGAAGACGAAGTCGAAGGTGCCGTGGTTCTTCTCCTGCACGCGCGGAGGGAGGATTCAGAGATCACTCGAGGCTCGATTCCAGGAAACCGGCCGCCATTTCTGGACGGGCAAGGTCAGGGAGAAGGGAGTCGGGCAGCATTCCGTACGTCTGCGATGAGGTCGTCGAGGACGGGGAGCGCGGGGCCCTCGCGGAAGTCGATCTTGTGGGCGACGCCGGCCTTCTCGATGCAGGGCAGGCCGAGCTCGTAGTTCTCGCGGTTGATGTCCATGGCCAAGATCTGCGGACGGAGCCAACCAAAAAAAAAGTCAGTTGACTGCTGCTGATGCTCAGGAACAGGGAACGCAGATCTGG
The genomic region above belongs to Panicum hallii strain FIL2 chromosome 4, PHallii_v3.1, whole genome shotgun sequence and contains:
- the LOC112890744 gene encoding F-box protein At5g67140 isoform X1, which produces MEQQQRDGDGGAAEADIERLPADLLAHVLSLLPTFRDLSMAGGVSRRWRRAVERSLASRRRLSFAGQRTGDDTAARLVRAAVNLRDLDISRSCWGCQITDEGLIKISSADCVGNLTSISLWGLAGITDKGVVQLVSRAYSLQHLNIGGTFITDESLNAVANSCTNLKSIILWSCRHVTEAGLVALVNKCRRLECINVGGMRVPPESFVGLLSISPALRIRSIPQILNAGLQVS
- the LOC112890744 gene encoding F-box protein At5g67140 isoform X2, whose protein sequence is MEQQQRDGDGGAAEADIERLPADLLAHVLSLLPTFRDLSMAGGVSRRWRRAVERSLASRRRLSFAGQRTGDDTAARLVRAAVNLRDLDICWGCQITDEGLIKISSADCVGNLTSISLWGLAGITDKGVVQLVSRAYSLQHLNIGGTFITDESLNAVANSCTNLKSIILWSCRHVTEAGLVALVNKCRRLECINVGGMRVPPESFVGLLSISPALRIRSIPQILNAGLQVS
- the LOC112890743 gene encoding caffeoyl-CoA O-methyltransferase 1, translating into MASTAAEAAKAAEQPAAAQEQQANGNGEQKTRHSEVGHKSLLKSDDLYQYILDTSVYPREPESMKELREVTAKHPWNLMTTSADEGQFLNMLIKLIGAKKTMEIGVYTGYSLLATALALPEDGTILAMDINRENYELGLPCIEKAGVAHKIDFREGPALPVLDDLIADEKNHGTFDFVFVDADKDNYLNYHERLLKLVKLGGLIGYDNTLWNGSVVLPDDAPMRKYIRYYRDFVLVLNKALAADERVEICQLPVGDGVTLCRRVK